Proteins encoded together in one Desulfosporosinus meridiei DSM 13257 window:
- a CDS encoding N-acetyltransferase — MKLRKARIADVEAMMSLINSNAEQGLMLPRSRNMLYENIREFLLAEVDENLVGVASLHILWSDLAEIRALAVASDYKRRGIGTQIVKTLEDEARELGCAKVFALTYQPEFFKFCGYKEVSKDQMPQKVWTECINCIKFPNCDEIAVSKIL; from the coding sequence ATGAAATTGCGTAAGGCACGAATAGCGGATGTAGAAGCTATGATGTCATTAATTAATAGTAATGCAGAACAAGGGCTCATGCTTCCCCGATCAAGAAATATGTTGTATGAGAACATCCGTGAATTCCTGCTAGCTGAAGTAGATGAAAATTTAGTTGGAGTTGCTTCACTGCACATACTCTGGAGTGATTTAGCAGAGATAAGAGCGTTGGCAGTGGCTAGTGACTACAAGCGAAGAGGAATAGGAACTCAAATTGTCAAAACTCTTGAAGATGAAGCTAGAGAACTTGGATGTGCTAAAGTTTTTGCCTTGACATATCAACCAGAATTTTTTAAGTTTTGTGGATATAAAGAGGTTAGTAAGGATCAAATGCCTCAAAAGGTATGGACCGAATGCATTAACTGTATAAAATTCCCCAACTGTGATGAAATTGCAGTTAGTAAGATTTTATAA